One window from the genome of Elaeis guineensis isolate ETL-2024a chromosome 5, EG11, whole genome shotgun sequence encodes:
- the LOC105045379 gene encoding calcium-binding protein KIC, translated as MAQSSVEFEDFLPLMAEKLGEAGLMEELCNGFRLLMDPRRKLITFESLKRNAAVLGLQGLRDDELMGMLREGDLDGDGALSEMEFCVLMVRLSPELMEQSWRGLDEAFRQAFGGGL; from the coding sequence ATGGCTCAGAGTTCGGTGGAGTTCGAGGACTTCCTCCCTCTCATGGCGGAGAAGCTCGGGGAGGCCGGCCTCATGGAGGAGCTCTGCAATGGCTTCCGCCTCCTGATGGATCCAAGAAGAAAGCTGATCACTTTCGAGAGTTTGAAACGCAACGCGGCGGTGCTCGGCTTGCAGGGGCTCCGGGATGACGAACTGATGGGGATGCTGAGGGAAGGAGACCTCGATGGTGATGGAGCTTTGAGCGAGATGGAGTTCTGCGTGCTGATGGTGAGGCTGAGTCCGGAGTTGATGGAGCAGTCCTGGCGGGGGCTGGATGAGGCGTTTCGACAAGCGTTTGGTGGGGGTTTATGA